A window of Daucus carota subsp. sativus chromosome 2, DH1 v3.0, whole genome shotgun sequence genomic DNA:
ATACCCTGCCTCCGTCCCTGTTCAGAGGTACAAGTCAAAACATATCTGATGGACTCTTGTTACTTTTCAAACATATAAAGTATTATTAGTTTTTAGTAATTTAAGGTGatcattttcaaattatattcattctccatttaattttctattcttaaaaataatttatattcataaaagtataaacaaaataatacataatataatatttgttaacaGTGTCACCTAGGAGAAGAGATAAAACACTTAAAGTAAGtgatttttcctttttaaatttcaCGTCATAAGGCCGAAAGATGATTCGGCAATGATCAAATAAGAGATTGAATTTAGCGAAGAAAAGAGAGGGGGGAGGAGGCGCTAAAAATTGACTTTTTGCCAGAAGCCTGAGAAAGGACCACGGAACTGTTCGTTGGAGCTAGGGTGCGATAGTGCGGTAGAACTTAGAACTTAGAAGTGTGCACGTGATTCTGTTCATAAGGAAAATTTTGAAACAAGAAATAAGAAAATGCTACGTGAACTTTACGGAAAACAACTTTACGTAATATCTTTTATTCTAATTCAGAGAGGAGCTAATATACTTTTGAAAACAGATTTTAAAGCTTACAACCTAACGATTATGGGTCGTTTGGCCACTCCTTAAAAGTCAGCTTGTGGATGtgtaagttagaagcacttattttggggccgtttgggtgagtttaaaataagtgtttattgcttaaaataaataagtggagtagaagttagaagcaagataagacttataagtgattaagtgtttgagaaataagtagaagtcctgaaacaaaatctAGCATTCCTCGCTTTTTATaaatgcttcttgactttttacacaaacggtaggaataagtgcttctaacttataagccgaGAAGTCCTGCTTAAAAtgggttgccaaacacccactttatattatttatgtaaaaagtcaaaaaacgCTAAGAACAACGTAAAACGGCCCCTGTATATGCCATAAAAACTTGTTGATTTTATACGGAGGCTGGAATATATACTGCTGCTCCGTTAGTGCAGGTCAATTTTGGAACTCAACACACCCAATAAAACGCAGACATCTCCCTCTAGCATTAGGAGATGTTTCTGGCATTTGTATATCCACACAATAAAATCACAATCATTTGAATCACACGTTAGCTGTTGATCAAAAGCAGGAGTCAATTAGTTTAATATAGTATTCCACTATTAATAGGGACTCGTTcttgaataattaaaaattgtgcACGTCGAGATCATGCTACACGACAAATACAATACATCTAAATACGAAGGTATTAGTTTAGCTTCAAAGCtcaagtcaaaaaaaaaaaaaaaaaagggtttagCTTCAAAGCAATTCTATATTATTAAGCAGGGGTGCTTCAAAGCAATTCTCGATTATTAAAAGAATTGGGttgaatttttcaaaaaaaaataaataatttatcaatcacattctaatttgattaaaatttataaattttttcaaataaattctATAAATACTGAATCTTGATTAGTCTCTCATCTCTTATATCCACGCTCATGTAATTCTATCCTTTTCTCAACAATTTAGATCAGCCACCAACTTTGTTTGATTTTCACTCTCCCACCTTTCTGCACGCGCGCTAAataatctacttatatataagaAACTCCAATGTAGTGAAAAACAGTTGCGCAAGCACAAGGCATGTTAAACACGCCCCCATCTCTCTCCCATATTTTCTCTCCGTACCACTCTACTATGTGCCAAGCCAATTCATGGCCATTTTCCTGAACAACACTCCCAACTAAACAAAACCCACCTTCTTTATAAGCGCCATGAAAAAGATCCGCCGCTTCTACCTCAAACACCGAGTCAAAACCCTCTTCCAGCGTCTTTATCGCAAGACCCTATCGCCTTACAAGTACCTTCGCCTCGACTCGGATCGGAAATTCGGGTCTCAAGTTTCGAAGATCTTTAGCCGCTTGAAAACAAAAGCCAGGGCTATATGTGGAAAGTCTCCGGGTCAGGGCTACATGCCCGTGTTCGAAGAGCCGTTTCAAGAAAAGCCGAGAGCTGTGCCGAAGGGTCAGGTCGCTGTTTACGTGGGCCAGAAAGATGGTGAGCTGAGGAGGATTTTAGTGCCTGTGATATACTGTAACCACCCGCTGTTTGGTCAGCTTTTGAGAGAGGCTGAGGAGGAGTTCGGGTTCGATCATCCGGGCGGGCTCACGATTCCTTGTCGGATCTCGGAGTTTGAGAACGTCAAGACGAGGATTGATGCCGGGAGAGGTGGCCGGAAAATGATGACGTGGAAGTGACTGTGGTGGAGTTCTGGAAGGGGGTTTGTttagtgatgatgatgacgacTATGATTAGAAAACAAGGCATCCATGACGGGTGGTTTTAGAATTTTCTTCGCCTAGTTGTACTTTAGGTTTACTTTTGTGTTTCGGGTTTGTATATTATTCGTATACAAGTTTGAAATTTTGCGGTTAATTTAATTTGATGGTCGTCATTTGCATAGAATCTACTAtaagtttatttttataaatctagTATTACAATTCGTCCTTGTCTACTCAATGGAGATGAACATGAAGGTGTTAAACCACGGTGACATTTTAGcaaataatttcatattattcattattttgATGGTGTGTGTAAAAGAAGTAGGACATAATATTTAAAACGAAAGCaatttaaactaaaattgtATTGTCAAAGCTCACTTAATACTAATTGGTTGGACGTTGAAATCTCACCTTACCTTGTTAAATGATAATCATGCGTATTGTCTATTtgcttaattaatattttattaaatttagaaagGTGAATAGCGTGgggtataaattaatatattgttttcgaaaaattgaaatataattttttaagaagtttaaaaatgaaaaatataacagATTGGTTGCGACTGTTTCAAGCTATTTTCTTGTAGCTAGAGGTGCAAGTACATTCTCATCTCACATTCCAAAATCTTTTCAATGAGGAAAGCCAGAAAATTGTGTTTGGAATTTGCAATATGTTGAAATTAGATATTTGTGGGCAACTTGTGAATATGTGTTGATTAACTTACAAACAAAGTGTGCAGAACCATAAGTGTCTTTGTCAACAATCCTGGCGAATGGGGAGGAATCTACATGGGAGAAGTAATACAAGAAGAAGAGTGCATTCATATGTATAGTCCTCACAGCCAACTTGAACAAGCAAAACCATGCGTTGCGCTTACATATTATAACGAAAACGAAAGAGAATTGACCAATGATGATGTTCaatttctctttcttttctaaCAAAACAAAAGCACTgtcttgaaaataaataaataaaatctatgGCTTGATTTGAAGATGCATTAACGATCGACCTGTTTTTACGTCGTCTTTAAATTGCACATGGTTGTTTAAATCAGGCGCGGTTGCATATTCAGATGAAGCGCTAAGAATTACATGTAACAttctattttataaaatattaattaacatTTTCATCACTAAAATTAAGATATAttacttatatttataataaaaaatataaattatataatcataaaacAAGGCCATCAGCCCTAATCTTGTGCAACCAGTAAACCGCGTAAAGTTTGTATGATCGACAGGTACCCAGATCTGAACGCAAAACAATGAAACAAAGTCAAGTTTTCTAGGCCCAACTCTATTGTAATAAAACCCACCGTAGTGTGAACTTTTACATAAACTTCGTTCAGTTTTTCATTTGAGAAACCCCAAACCATTTAGTTTACTTGGCCCATCTCTTTAAAACTACGACCTTTCTTGTACAACATCTTAGATTGGTcttgtgaaaaaaataaaaataaaaataaaaatataattggtCTAGCTACTTTTACTTCAAATGGGCTTAAGTGGACAATTTAACACATGACGCAGAAAAGTTCAGCTTATTTGAACTAGAAGCGTACTTAACTTTTCTAAACTTTTTGAGCATAAAGTATGATGAAGTACTTAAATTTTTTCCCGAATGATACGATAGAAATATGATTAACTTTAATAGGATGATTTACATGCATGGAGAGTTTCATTATTGTTAGCTTAAATGCAACTAATTATACATTcttaattagattttttttatataaaaaaatgaaacacTTTTGAGATAATTAGCATTTTTCATTTTCTACATCGCTGGATAagttaatcttttttttttggtaataaaagaaaaacttgGTCTTTTCTAAAATCTAGACCAATTATTTTCTTCGTCTCATTTTCTGTATTTTAATGATGAACCCTTGCGGTCTTGTTATCTCCGTTTCTACCGTTCGTAAATCAATATTTTTGTTTccattaaaaaaagatattatcaACATTTCGATTTTCTTCCGCTCAATTTGTCATTTTTGTATGatattcaataaataaataaatattaaattagtttGATGAATTAAGGTTCGTAGAAGGATGTATAATTGTAGTTGAAGCACAACCCAAGTTCGCCTAAGCCTACACTGCATTGCATGCCTTTGAACCTAAGGAATACCAAAATTTGATACaagacaaataaaacatcaataactTTAATGTGAATGGAAAAAATTCATCTACTTCAGAAAGCAAGCGAGGAGGAAAAGATTTGTAAATTTCTACAAATATCTGCATTAATCCTACCTACACGATTTATGCAATAACAGTAAAGTTTCCTGCCTTGCACAACCTACGAGAATCAGGTATTTTACTCATTCGGAGACTACTCAGCGTCATTAGATACTCTCTGAGATATATTTACTTTCACTCATCTGCAATAATCTACCTATTTCCATGAGTAAAAAAAGTAGGGTTGACGATGTTCGCAGTAGCTTTAAAAAATTAGCCTTCATGTGCTTCAACCATATAGTTCCCCAACGAATTTCATTGAATCCGCCCAATAATATACAAAAAGCTACTTATCCTTGAGATTCTTTTTACTTTTTACGTGAGATAAAAAGTCATTACCAAACGAACTAAAGGCTCGTAAACAAAACATGACATCGAAGTTTTCGGACGTATGTTAAAGAACAAGTTCTTCTGCTACACGGCACCGCTTTGTTCATGAGTAACTCACTTCCATGCATCCATCAGCCCGCATGTTAGTACATATCTTGTATATATGCTAACCCCTCCTATTTTAGTCGTCCGATTTTGACTTTTAATAgttaaattgatcaaattttgactacattttatatatattatataattaaaaaaattatattattataaagtgcatataatttattttaaaataatgaaagaatgcCCGGAACATTAGTCATTTTAAAatggtcaatttgactattAAAAGTCAATAGTGGACAACTAAAAGAGTACGGAGAGTATTTAATGTAACGCCGACTTCTTCAAGATTTTACCAAATCATCCTTCTACTGCCACGTGTCCATTGTTTACTACTGCATGTCCACTTGTCCGCTCCTAAAGACATCAAAGAGAAAACACAGACTATAAGATTGTTAGTTACCAATATGTTTTTCTGAAATATTGTGGAAAAATGTGTAGAAAGTTCACTACCTTTCTTCTTGCGCTGCTTCATCTTTTAGCCGTAGTTAATGTAATCAGTTGCCAAAAAGATGAGCCAGAGGTGATCCAAAAGGCATGGTCAGGGGTGGTGGAAGCAATGGATGGGATTCGGGTTTTAATGAGCCTCAAGGGGTCTAATTATAATGAGTCGAGTTATCGGAGCCTTCATTTGGCGGCTTTGAGTGAGTGTGCTAGGCTATATGAAGACACTGAGCCGCGCCTGGCGAAGTTGGCTCATGGCGAGGATTACAGCGGGGATGATGCGGTGGCTTGGCTTAGTGCGGCGGCAAGTAGTCACCGGAGTTGTATGGATAGCTTGGAAGAGAAGGGGCTGGCCACGGGTGATAATCATGAAGGAGCTTATAAGAACTTGTCAATGTTGATTCAAGATGCATTGGCCTTTTATGGAACCAAAAGAACTACAGAAAGTAGAGGTACCActatattatatgaaatttaaatataaaattcggattctagatatataaataatgttgTTACCAAATTATAGGACTGATTTATTCATTCCTTTTGATTTAGATGATGTattaagatcattattctaAAAGGCGGTAATTAAATCTTTGTTGCATAACTCACTGAActgattaaatttttgattaattaattaatcttcTTCGATCAATTTAGTTAATTTCTGATTAGTCTTGGTTCCCGATCTTTCACTGATTAAGTCCGATTTCTATTTGTTTACGTTTTTTACTACACTGATTAAGATGCACTAAATTTAAAGTTACATAGCCAGGTATTCGTTTTTTTTGGTAATGATATCGAATTGGAAAGATGTAGCATTCCTCTAAGGAGACTTGAGCTGTCAACTTTTAAGTTACTAAAATTTTCTAGAATTAATATATAACAGTTTGTATTTGTTGAG
This region includes:
- the LOC108206559 gene encoding auxin-responsive protein SAUR24; the protein is MKKIRRFYLKHRVKTLFQRLYRKTLSPYKYLRLDSDRKFGSQVSKIFSRLKTKARAICGKSPGQGYMPVFEEPFQEKPRAVPKGQVAVYVGQKDGELRRILVPVIYCNHPLFGQLLREAEEEFGFDHPGGLTIPCRISEFENVKTRIDAGRGGRKMMTWK